The sequence AATCAATCAAAATGAGAGAAAATGCTTGTTGACGAACCGGCTTGATAATGGAAGAAACCCACTTATAAACATATGCCTGAGGTAAACGACACGAGGTTGTTTGCCTACAACCTAAGACGGCTTGCCTTGCAATGCCGTCTTTTTTGCTGTTCGATATTTACTTCATGAAAAAATCTGTATACGCTATAAAGACGAGATCCATTTTCAAGGAGAAACCAAAAACCATGTTTGAAATAAATCTTCCATCAAAAATTGCGGGAAATCGCTTGCTCCTTCCTGAAATCAATGTAGCTGTCCAACCTGGACAACCTGTTGCGATTCAAGGAGAGGCCGAGTTTTTGCAAACATTTTTGTCCCAGTTTATGAACCCATTTTCTGGCTCAACCAACCAGTTTAAATTAGAAGACAAACCTTTTGATCCCCATTCTAACGCCTTTATGTTCCATCAATCCGATGGCTTGTATAAGCGTTTAACGCCACGGGAAGTGATCCGCTTTTGGCTGAAGCTCTACAAAAGCGAAGAAAATGAGAAGCGTCTTTTGGCAGTATGCGAATTGAGTGAGGTAGCTGACAAACGGGTCCGCTCGCTCCCTTTGTCTGAAAGGAGGCGTTTGCATTTTTGCCGCTGCCTGATCATGCCAAGCCAAGTATACGTATTCGACCAGCCAACTTTGCACGTGGATCGCCAAACCAAGCACGTATTTCATACGATTTTAGAAATGCTATCCAACAAATGCATTGTCATCACGACTACATCTCTGGAAGAAGCAATCCAGCTAGGGACTGCGTTTCGCATGACGGAGCACAGCTTCTATCAAGTCGAACAGACAAGCCATGATCAAGATGCCAGCGAAGCGCCTAAAGGCGATGCCCCACTGAAACTAGCAAAAATTTCAGCTAAAATGGACGATAAAATCATTCTTTTCGACCCGTTGGAGATCGATTATATGGAAAGCCAAGATGGGCAAACGATCTTACATGTAAATAGTGAAGCCTTTTTTACTTCTATCCCTTTAAAAGACTTGGAACAGCGTTTAGCTCCTTTTGGCTTTTTCCGCTGTCATCGATCTTATTTAGTGAATTTACAGCGTGTGCGCGAAATCATTGTCTGGAGCAAAAACAGCTACAGCCTCAGTCTGAATGATCAAACTAAAAACACGATTCCACTGTCAAAAGG is a genomic window of Shouchella clausii containing:
- a CDS encoding LytTR family transcriptional regulator DNA-binding domain-containing protein; translation: MFEINLPSKIAGNRLLLPEINVAVQPGQPVAIQGEAEFLQTFLSQFMNPFSGSTNQFKLEDKPFDPHSNAFMFHQSDGLYKRLTPREVIRFWLKLYKSEENEKRLLAVCELSEVADKRVRSLPLSERRRLHFCRCLIMPSQVYVFDQPTLHVDRQTKHVFHTILEMLSNKCIVITTTSLEEAIQLGTAFRMTEHSFYQVEQTSHDQDASEAPKGDAPLKLAKISAKMDDKIILFDPLEIDYMESQDGQTILHVNSEAFFTSIPLKDLEQRLAPFGFFRCHRSYLVNLQRVREIIVWSKNSYSLSLNDQTKNTIPLSKGNYAALKELLQM